GGAGAGGGTGGCCTTCGTGGTCCCGCTCTCGACACAATTGCATCCCGGATGACAGAGGACCAGATCATTCGGCAGGTGTTGCAAGGCGACGGAAACATGCCAGCCTATGGCAATGCGCTGAATCCATCTGAGACAACGGCTCTGGTTCGTTTTCTAATGACACTCCGCGACGACAATGTTCCTCCTGCGATCGACGCTTCTCGCCGCCTAGCTTCGTCGGGCACTGCACATCCCAATTCGCAGTCGACTCATTAAGGAGTAGCGCGGGACTATGTCTTCTGAGGTCCAAAACATCCTCCAGGAGTGGTCGCCTCCAATCTTTCTCTCGTCGACATTGCTGCTTTGCGCAGCCGTCTACATTCGCGGGTGGGCCCTGATCCGGAAGACGAGACTCACTCTGTTTCCTGCATGGAGACTTGGTTCCTTTCTGCTCGGTCTAGATATTATCTGGTTTGCCGTTGGTTCCCCGCTGGATGGGTTCGCCGATGCGATGCTTAGTGCCCACATGGTGGAACACCTCTTGCTGATGTCGTTCGTGCCGCCACTACTCCTGCTGGGAAACCCACAAGTTCCGATGCTGCGCGGCATGCATGGAAAAGTTACACGGTGGGTATTGGCACCAGTGTTGAGATCGCGCTTCCTGCGCCATCTCGGCCACTTTCTAACCAAACCTATTGTTGCCTGGTTAGGGATGAATTTAATGTTCCTGATATGGCATATCCCTACTGCTTACGACTTCGCATTAGAGCATGAGGGGTGGCACATCTTTGAACACGTCTGTTTCCTTGCCACATCGATCCTGTTTTGGTGGCCGCTTATTCGTCCATGGCCCACAGACGCTCATTACCCGGGATGGCACATGCTGCCGTATTTGGTGGGGGCGGACATCGTCAATACCGCGCTCTCCGCGTTTCTCGCATTCTGTGATCGGCCGGTCTACTCCTACTATCTGGAACAACCGAATCCATTCCATCTATCACCTTTGGGCGATCAGATGGCTGGTGCAGTGGTCATGTGGGTCGTTGGTTCGCTTGCGTTTCTGGTCCCGGCGGTATTCGTCACGATCAGGCTTCTACAACAGAACAAGACATCGAAACTTGCGTTTTCCTAACTACGTCTTAGGCCGGTCGAAACTATGAGCTACACCCAACGGCACCTCGACACGACGCACGCTCAGAATCGACCCCGCAGGTCACCCCCTACGGGAGCCTACGCTCGGAGTTGGAGCATCTATTTGGCTCAGCTCTTATCGTTCGCAAGCCGTTCACGGTCGCAGACCGCACGAACATCGAGCGCCTCAATTTCACTTTCGAGCCGCGTGCGACGGATAGCGTCTCCAAATCCCTGGTGGTTACCCAATTCAATTCCCCGAGCTAACTCTTCGAGTTGTTCGAGCTCCCGTTCGTCTTCTGCAAACCGTTTGCTGTCGGCAATTTATTCCTCGGACATATCGGTTTCCAATCTTCGAGAACTCTCGATTGTTTCTCTGTGCCACTGTTGCTCTATCGAATTTACCGCTTCGTTGCGGCCCTTGACACTACAGAAACATATAGTGCGCATCCTCGGCACGCCGCCACATGGTCCACATGAAAAAGGTGTAGACGCGAGAAACGGGAGTTATCTTCTGCACGCTCTTGAATTACGTTCCCGTTGCTGCTCAGCACAGCGTAAACAACTGACGGTGCGGCCAGCGCCGAGAGGAATCTTCTGTCGAACCACTATCGTTATATGGAAAATCCGAGGAACGCCGGTCCTGCGTTCCTCACAACGTCAGCATCGCAAGGAAACACGGTTGTATCATTGGATCGGGTACTTCCCTACCAAAATGATTACTTGAAGCAGGTCGCATTGCAGTGCAGTGGAATGGAGCATCGCTTCGCGAAGCCTCCTATAGCAGCGCCAGCAATACTTTTGCGGTAGCGTCTAACCGTATTGCATTTGAATGATGTATCAGAAGAATGATCTGAACGAGGAGCATCCATGAGCCAAGTAGAGACTGTCACTACCCGCAAAATAGATCCGCAGATTGGCCGCTCTCAAGTGGAGATATCTGTCGACGGTGAGACAGTCTCCGCTAGCGAGGGCGAGCTGCTGGTGGAAGCTGTCCTCCGACACAAAGAAATTCCGCACATCTGTTATCACTCTCCCCTCATGGGACCGATCCAGACTTGCGACACTTGCATGGTCGAAGTAGATGGGAAGCTCGTAAGATCGTGCGGGACGAAGGTCACGGCAGGCATGAAGGTCCTGGCAGAGTCGGCCCGTGCCAAAGACGCTCGGGCTGAAGCTTTCGATGTGATTCTCGGTAACCACATGCTCTACTGCACCGTCTGCGACAACAACAACGAGAACTGCAGGGTCCACAACACCGCCTTGGAGCTGAATGTTCAGCACCAGGAGCACCCATTTACGCCCAAGCCATATGAAGTAGATATGTCGAACCCCTTCTATCGGTACGATCCGAGCCAATGCATTCTCTGCGGGCAATGTGTGCAGGCATGTCAAACGGTTGAGGTGAACGAGACCCTATCCATCGGCTGGGAACTGGATCATCCACGAGTTCTCTGGGATGGTGGAATGCAGATAGCTGGGTCCAGTTGCGTCTCTTGCGGTCATTGCGTGACGGTCTGCCCTTGCAATGCATTGATGGAGAAGTCGATGCTCGGTGAGGCCGGATTTTTGAGTGGTATGCCGAAGGCTGCGCTCGACAAGTTGATCGACGTGGTAAAGGCTGTCGAACCGGAGATGGGTTACGGCGCAATTATGCAAGTCTCACAGACCGAGTCAAAGATGCGCGAAGAGCGCACCAAG
This is a stretch of genomic DNA from Granulicella sp. WH15. It encodes these proteins:
- a CDS encoding cytochrome c oxidase assembly protein; this translates as MSSEVQNILQEWSPPIFLSSTLLLCAAVYIRGWALIRKTRLTLFPAWRLGSFLLGLDIIWFAVGSPLDGFADAMLSAHMVEHLLLMSFVPPLLLLGNPQVPMLRGMHGKVTRWVLAPVLRSRFLRHLGHFLTKPIVAWLGMNLMFLIWHIPTAYDFALEHEGWHIFEHVCFLATSILFWWPLIRPWPTDAHYPGWHMLPYLVGADIVNTALSAFLAFCDRPVYSYYLEQPNPFHLSPLGDQMAGAVVMWVVGSLAFLVPAVFVTIRLLQQNKTSKLAFS